A segment of the Colletotrichum destructivum chromosome 3, complete sequence genome:
atcatggccgactCATTGCGCATGGCGACCTGCCAGACGGAATCGTTCGCACCCTCAGCGCTTCCGAAAACGTATCCTCCTGCTCGGTCGATCACTCGGAGGAGATGCATCATGCTCTTCTTGTCTTCCACAGCGAGGACCTCAAAACGGACCAGACTGTAGCTCTCAATCATGTTCGAGACCGCCTCGTTCAGTCGACTGAACTTTTCGTTCCGCATCGCCGGCGATTCCTCCTCGAGGTAGGGGATCAGGTACGACAGGTCGTCAACATCGGTGTAATATTCGAGATTGAAGGGCAGGCTATCATAGGAGGCCACTTTGTCGATCTTGGTCAGGACGTTGATGTGTGGCATGTCCATCTGGAGCATGGCGCGGAGGGCCAGGAGCAGGTTCGAGATGTACAACGAAGGTTGGGTTAGGCAGAACGAGTCGGAGAGGTGTACTACGACAAGCTGGTTCGAAGTCAGTGGGTGGTTGGTCAACTCAAGGGGTAGAAGTTGAAGGACCGACCCTGAAACCGATCTTCTGTAGTCTGAAGAAGATATTGCGCAGAGAGTTGTGATGTGTGTATAGTTCGACCTGTCCCGGGCAGTCAAACAGAATGTAGTCTTCGCTGAACTCTTTCAGCCCTTCCTCGAGCCACTCCATGTTGTGCTCTAGCTCTTCCAGGGCGTAGAGAATGCCTCCATTCGGACCCAGCTTGTCCGTCGCCATGATTTCCTCCAGCTTCACCAGGTCCCGGATGTCAAGCGCTTTCGGGTAGCTTGTGTGGTCGTTCGCGGGATCGAGGTTCACCACAGAGCATGCGCGACCAATGGCGCCCATGAACTGGTGCACTAAAAGGTACATGTCGTTAGCTTCCGAGACCACGAAGCATGCGTTGGCAAGGGTGACTCTTACTGCCATCGCAGTACGTGCTCTTTCCGGAGCCCGGACTGCCCAGAACTAGCTGCGCAAAAGGCATACCGGTGGGTTTCGAGTAATATACTTTAGGGTGTTCGTAGCCTCACTCGAAAGGACTGTAAAGGCAATTTGTGGCGTCGGAAACTGGTTGTCGCAGAGCGTCGTTAGATCGTCGAAGGTCGAAGTTTCCCCGATGCAATTGTGCCCCTCCATGCAGCATTACCAACAACAGCGCGGTTCATAATTGTGTACTTAGGTACCTCACTCAGCACCTTCCAGCGCCTGGTATCACATGCCGCACGTCCCGCTCCGGGacctttctttcttttttagCGGCATGGGGCGGCATAATTGCAGACCGCCCGTGCCCGAGTTCCTTGATCTTCCAAGCTTCTTCaagctccccccccccacaagCGCAAAAAGGTCATTTTCTTCCCGTTTCtatttttctctttcttccttccttccaATCACCAACCAcccctcgacctcggtcCTGCGTCTCAGCCACCAAAACGGCCTTAAAAAGCCATCCTCCCTTGCTGTGTCCTGCTAGCCCCAGGGTCGCGTGGTCCAAACATGTAATCTGTCTTTATATCCTTTGCATTTGCACTATGCTGCAACGCCCGTCCCATCCCCCAACACCGCAgtcatgtcgtcgtccgacaTTTCGAGTGCCGCCCACGCGGTGTCAGAGAGCTTGTCGGCAACAATGAATGCATCTCCCGATGCTGCCCTGCCGTCTGCCTTTACGCGCGCGCAGGAGGTCGTCGCGGCTCAGGGATCGTCCAGCTGGCTCGGCCTGTTTGGCCGCTTgatcctcgccatcctgtCCCTGGTCTCCTCGATCTTGTACTGGGCCATACGGATCGTCACAATCACGATCCCGACTGTCCTCTTCACATTGTTCTCAACAAGCTGGACCGTGACGATGAACGCCACTACCTTGTGAGTACGACGACATTCCATAGCCCTCGTGAGCTCTTGCTGACCTGACGGTCAAAGGATGGTCATTGTGGTAGCCATCATATCTGCGGTCAGTTGGGTCGTGCGATACCGCATTCTCAACATGTACTCTCGCCTCCCCCCAGAGCCGCAGAGAAAGGAGCCCGATGTGGACCTGTTCCCCGACACACACGATGAGGGCAAGAAGTCTGGCCTGTCAAGCTACCTGGACGAGTTCCTGAGCGCCATCAAGATCTTCGGTTACCTGGAGCGACAGGTCTTCCACGAATTGACGAGGAGCATGCAGACTCGCAAGCTCATCGCTGGCGAGACCTTCAATCTCGAAGAGGAAAAGGGCTTTTGCATTGTTGTCGACGGCTTGGTGGAGATATTTGTCAAATCTGGCCGAATTGCCAGAGCCATGGATACAGACCCATGCGACAGCTATGGTGCCGATTCTGCCGATGtcggggaagaggaagataTGTCTTCGCCACATGGGCAGCAGCGGTACCAGCTTCTTACTGAAGTTCGCAACGGTGCTCCGATGTCatctctcttctccatcatgTCTCTTTTCACAGAGGATGTGAAGCTTCGGTCGACAGATGACGATACACCTGAGTCCACCACTGGCAGCGCAGGCTTGAGAACATCCCCTTTCCCACGCAATGCTGGTTTCCGCCGCATGCCCTCTGACCCCGTCAGCCCGTTTCCTGCCACTCCTGAATTTCCTGAGAGCACGGAAGAGAGGCCTGGTGTGCGGATCGAGGAACCTCCGAGACGGGCGGCTACGCCCAACCTTCCTGGCAGCGCGAGGATTCCGCCCATTTCTCTTGACAGCGCCGGGGGCGCTCGTCAAGCCAGACGTCCTACGCTTCAAAGTCGAGCGACGTCAGGCTCAGCTCACCCAGACATAATTGCCAGAGCGACTGTCGACACAACCATCGCCATTATCCCGGCCAGCGCCTTTCGTCGTCTGACCAAGGTCTATCCCAAGGCGACGTCCCACATCGTTCAGGTCATTCTTTCTCGCTTCCAGAGAGTGACGCTGGCTACAGCTTACAACTACCTGGGGCTCACTGGCGAGGTTCTTCAAACTGAAAAGAACATGCTTTCTTTTACCACCTGCCAGTTGCCCAACATGCTCCGGGGTGATGCTTTACAGCGCCTGAAGGAGAAGTTTGATCGAGAACGAGAGAGGGTTGGTGGCGAATCAGAAAGCAAGGGCATTGCGCTTCACAATGCGAAcgcccatcgtcgtcgcaAGTCAACATCAACTCTCCGCAAGGATGCGATGATACACTCCATGGCCACCAAGGAAAGATCATTTTCCCAGGTTGCAACCACAATCGCGCCGCCACGGGAGCGAGCCTCTACGCACACACCGAGCCCTGGCGATCTTCTGGCCAATATTCAATCCGCCCGATACGGCGGTCATCGGCCATCGGGTGCGAGCAGTGTACACCTTGACCAAGTCGCCGATGCCCTTCGCCACGAGGGCGTCAGCCCTCTTGCCCAGCGCTCGTTCAACCCCTTCACGACCGAGCGACACTCTCGGGTATCAGTCGACGGCAGAGAGTCGTTGGATGAGGACAATCTTTTTCGACAGTCGATTCTTGAATGTATGTTCAAGGCGATCGGTCTTAGCAGCAACGGCAGTGTGTCACGCGAAGCCGAATCTGTCGAAGGCTCTCCTCGGCTCTTTTCTTACGACCAAAGACGACCCAGACAAGGTTTGGGCAACAACGCGTTTGGTCTCATGGGCCCGTTTGACGCCTCTGGCGATGGCGATACGGAGTCGATGACCTCTGGAGGGTTTACTCTGAACACACCGCCCAATGCCCACATCCTCGCAAATGACATGAAGGACGACGTTGAGATTGTCTTCTTTCCCAAAGGATCCGTTCTGGTTGAGCAAGGCGAGCGCAACCCTGGCCTCTACTATGTTGTCGATGGATTCCTTGACATCTGCACTTCCAAGGAGGACACATCGGCGGACATTCTACAATCTTCGAGCAGAACATCACTGCACGCGGATTACACGGGTGTGGATGGCTCCCCCGGATTTTCAGACAACGCGGactcgaagaagaagacgccgTACCGTCGCAGTGTGTCACTCATCAAGCCTGGCGGTTTAGCTGGATACGTTGGCACCGTATCGTCATATCGATCCTTCATTGACGTGGTTGCGAAGACGGATGTCTACGTCGGATTCCTTCCACGGTCGGCTCTTGAGCGGATTGTCGATCGCTACCCCATCGTCTTACTCACAATGGCCAAGAGACTCACCAGTCTTCTTCCGCGTTTGATCATGCACATCGACTTTGCTCTCGACTGGGAGCAGGTCGATGCTGGACAGGTGCTTTTCCATGAAGGCGAGGAGAGCGAGGCCATCCACATTGTCCTCAACGGCCGGTTGCGTCTCGTTCAAGACAGGAAGGATGGTGGTGTCAGTGTCCGAGCCGAGTTCGGTCAAGGCGAAAGCGTTGGCGAGCTGGAGGTCTTGACGGAGTCAGTCAGACCCGGTACGCTTCATGCCATTCGGCAAACCGAGCTGGTTAAGTTCCCGCGCACGCTCTTCAACAGCCTTGCTCAAGAACATCCAAATATCACCATCAAGATTTCCAAGATCATTGCGTCGCGCATGAGGAACCTTGTTGACGACCCCTCGCAACTCCTTTCCAAGGAGGCAGGCAACACCAACACAATCACCAAGGGTTCTTCGTCTCTCAACCTGAGGACTGTCGCTATCTTGCCCGTAACCTCTGGTGTTCCCGTGGTGGAGTTTGGCAACCGACTTATGAATGCTCTGGCTCAGGTCGGCCCTGCAAACGGTGCCACCTCTCTCAACCAGTCGGCAATTCTTAATCACCTTGGCAAACATGCCTTCAACAAGATGGGCAAGCTCAAGCTTTCCCAGTACTTGGCCGACTTGGAGGAGAAATACGGGCTGGTTGTTTACGTCGCAGGTAAGCTTCTTCCATCTCTGTTCGTTTTTCTTACCCGTCCCTTTTATGATGAATAAACCTGTTTCCCGAGGCAAAGCCCGCTGAAGGCCAAACATTAACTCTAATTTTTTCCTGATTGGACAATAATTCTCGCAATTTGTCGTTGATACATCCTGTGCCGAACATGATGCTAACAATCAATCAGATACCAATGTCAACTCTCCATGGACTCAGACGTGCATCACGCAAGCTGACTGTATCCTCCTTGTGGGTCTGGCCGAGGGCTCTCCCGAGATTGGCGAGTACGAGCGCTTCATGCTGGGGATGAAGTCGACAGCGAGGAagctccttgtccttctccatcCTGAGCGGTACTCCCAGTCTGGCTTGACCAGGGCGTGGCTGAGGAATCGCATGTGGATCAATGGCGGTCACTACCATGTTCAAATGCCTCTTGGACCGAACATCTTACCTGTGCATCCGCCTTCCAAAAGGACGAGCACTACGTTGAAGGAGCGGGTTCAGATAATTCAGGCGGAGATCCAGAAGTACACGTCAAGGAAGACTCGACACAGCGCCTTCTACTCCCCAGATGCACCATACAAGGGCGATTTCCACCGCCTGGCCAGACGACTCTGTGGCAAGTCTATTGGACTGGTTCTTGGTGGAGGCGGAGCCCGAGGTTTCACGCAAATCGGCATCATTCAAGCCATGGAGGAATCGGGCATCCCCATTGATGTCGTCGGTGGAACATCGATCGGAGCCTTCATCGGTGCTCTCTATGCCCGCCACGCCGATGTTGTCCCGATCTTTGGTCTCGCCAAGAAGTTCGCAGGCCGCATGTCCAGCATGTGGCGTTTGGCGCTGGACCTCACGTACCCAACCGCGTCGTACACCACTGGGCATGAGTTCAATCGCGGTA
Coding sequences within it:
- a CDS encoding Putative GPN-loop GTPase, P-loop containing nucleoside triphosphate hydrolase yields the protein MPFAQLVLGSPGSGKSTYCDGMHQFMGAIGRACSVVNLDPANDHTSYPKALDIRDLVKLEEIMATDKLGPNGGILYALEELEHNMEWLEEGLKEFSEDYILFDCPGQVELYTHHNSLRNIFFRLQKIGFRLVVVHLSDSFCLTQPSLYISNLLLALRAMLQMDMPHINVLTKIDKVASYDSLPFNLEYYTDVDDLSYLIPYLEEESPAMRNEKFSRLNEAVSNMIESYSLVRFEVLAVEDKKSMMHLLRVIDRAGGYVFGSAEGANDSVWQVAMRNESAMMEIQDIQERWVDRKTEYDELERKGWEEQAKMREEEDPSAGQSSAQQAAADYDPDFGDMSIPADSGVKVVRRNK
- a CDS encoding Putative cyclic nucleotide-binding domain, patatin-like phospholipase domain, rmlC-like jelly roll, whose product is MSSSDISSAAHAVSESLSATMNASPDAALPSAFTRAQEVVAAQGSSSWLGLFGRLILAILSLVSSILYWAIRIVTITIPTVLFTLFSTSWTVTMNATTLMVIVVAIISAVSWVVRYRILNMYSRLPPEPQRKEPDVDLFPDTHDEGKKSGLSSYLDEFLSAIKIFGYLERQVFHELTRSMQTRKLIAGETFNLEEEKGFCIVVDGLVEIFVKSGRIARAMDTDPCDSYGADSADVGEEEDMSSPHGQQRYQLLTEVRNGAPMSSLFSIMSLFTEDVKLRSTDDDTPESTTGSAGLRTSPFPRNAGFRRMPSDPVSPFPATPEFPESTEERPGVRIEEPPRRAATPNLPGSARIPPISLDSAGGARQARRPTLQSRATSGSAHPDIIARATVDTTIAIIPASAFRRLTKVYPKATSHIVQVILSRFQRVTLATAYNYLGLTGEVLQTEKNMLSFTTCQLPNMLRGDALQRLKEKFDRERERVGGESESKGIALHNANAHRRRKSTSTLRKDAMIHSMATKERSFSQVATTIAPPRERASTHTPSPGDLLANIQSARYGGHRPSGASSVHLDQVADALRHEGVSPLAQRSFNPFTTERHSRVSVDGRESLDEDNLFRQSILECMFKAIGLSSNGSVSREAESVEGSPRLFSYDQRRPRQGLGNNAFGLMGPFDASGDGDTESMTSGGFTLNTPPNAHILANDMKDDVEIVFFPKGSVLVEQGERNPGLYYVVDGFLDICTSKEDTSADILQSSSRTSLHADYTGVDGSPGFSDNADSKKKTPYRRSVSLIKPGGLAGYVGTVSSYRSFIDVVAKTDVYVGFLPRSALERIVDRYPIVLLTMAKRLTSLLPRLIMHIDFALDWEQVDAGQVLFHEGEESEAIHIVLNGRLRLVQDRKDGGVSVRAEFGQGESVGELEVLTESVRPGTLHAIRQTELVKFPRTLFNSLAQEHPNITIKISKIIASRMRNLVDDPSQLLSKEAGNTNTITKGSSSLNLRTVAILPVTSGVPVVEFGNRLMNALAQVGPANGATSLNQSAILNHLGKHAFNKMGKLKLSQYLADLEEKYGLVVYVADTNVNSPWTQTCITQADCILLVGLAEGSPEIGEYERFMLGMKSTARKLLVLLHPERYSQSGLTRAWLRNRMWINGGHYHVQMPLGPNILPVHPPSKRTSTTLKERVQIIQAEIQKYTSRKTRHSAFYSPDAPYKGDFHRLARRLCGKSIGLVLGGGGARGFTQIGIIQAMEESGIPIDVVGGTSIGAFIGALYARHADVVPIFGLAKKFAGRMSSMWRLALDLTYPTASYTTGHEFNRGIFKTFGKAQIEDFWLEFYCNTTNISKSRIEYHTSGYAWRYIRASMSLAGLLPPLCDEGSMLLDGGYIDNLTVSHMKRLGVDTIFSIDVGSLDDDTPQTYGDSLSGVWAFWNRWNPFSVTPNPPTLAEIQARLAYVSSVDALERAKMMPGCFYMRPPIDDYGTLDFGKFDELYQMGYKYGQDFLQKLRDDGALPFMEETEAKKAMRRTMAPRRASI